The following DNA comes from Kryptolebias marmoratus isolate JLee-2015 linkage group LG23, ASM164957v2, whole genome shotgun sequence.
AGGTGAAATGACTTTTTGtcatttactttttacttttcaaactaaacaataaagAGATTTTAGCTGATTTCACAAATCATATAATGATCATAGTTTCTTCAACACTAGGTCATTGCCTCGGGGCTTGTTTTTGGAAAGGGCACGTACTTTAGGTGTCCGTGGAATTTGATTGACGGCACGTTGGCGATTGGGTCTTTAATGAACATCGTTGTCACACTTATGTACTCGTCAAATACCAGCGCACTCAGGATCCTCAAAGTCTTCCGGCTGCTGCGGGTTTTCCGCCCTCTCAGGTGTGTTATTTAATATGTGAGAACACAGATGTTTAATTTCTGCTTGTGTATTATAACGTCTGctagtttgtgtttgcagatgcACGCAGTGAGTCTAACAGATAcctgtttgttcatgtttgtgcGATGCAGGATGGTCCAGCGAACAccgaagctgaagttggctgTGGAGACTCTGATCGCTTCAGTCAAACCCATGGCCAACCTCGTCTTGATCTCCAGCCTGTTCATTTTAGTCTTTGCTATCCTGGGAGTCCAGGTTAGTTGGATTTGCACACAAAGCTTTAGTGTAACCACAGTAAAAGGGGTCACAGTGTCTATCCAGACACTTTTTAAGGTATTAACATTAATTTACCCGACTAACTTTGACACAGTGGTCATATAAACACCTGGAAAAAGCACTCACACAGTTGTTCTGTCTTTTACTCAAACATAGCTATTCAAAGGCAAGTTCTACTACTGTGTGGGTAAGAACTTGTCCAACATCAAGACCAAGATGGACTGCCTGGCAGCCGGGTACCAGTGGGTGCTGAAAGAGTACAACTTCGACAACCTGTTCCAGGTACGAACTGTCCTGTGTGACCTCTTACGTTAGTccggagggaggggggaaaaagattTAGGTCAACAATAATCTCATATCTAAATACAGTGAATCTGCAACCTCATATTTAAAATAGGAAGATGAAATCAATCTTTCACAGAGGTGGTCATCattacaatattttaatttgtattttaatgtgcTTCTTTTAGTACGGATTTCACTCAATGCTTCAGACaagctacataaaaaaaaaacaaaaaacttttgtaCAATCGGACATTTTGTCtctgtaaaatgtgtgtttttgcatgAGTGATTTCTCCTTTTCCCATTCAGGCCCTGGTGtcactgtttgtgtgttattCCAAAGACGGATGGGTCATTCTTATGTACGACGGACTGGATGCAGTCGGAGTCGACCTGCAGGTTATTTCTCAACTAAAATGCCCCGATTTATCTTTGTTTACACATATACATACGACCAGCATCGCAGATGATGGATTATACACCGAGGCAGATTTTATGGATCTAATTTCTCAGAGCAGAACTTTGCAACGGGCTCTGGCTTGTCCCTTTTTTACTACTAAGGCTAGTAAATAACCATGATAAAAAAGTAATTCTAGttgacttgtttttgtatttttcaaatgccatgtaatgtttttattgtatcagtaaaacaaaaatgaaacatctgattgagcttttattaaatgtaacaaaattcTGGAGGTGTTGCGGCAGTACACgctgttaaataaaggttaaatagaAGGTTGAAGATGATGCTTAATGCACAAGAGACAGCACTATAATaagtttttatcttgttttcttttcagcccGTGCAGAACAACAATCTCTGGATGCTCatttacttcctttttttcGTGATGATGAGTCTCTTGTTATTGGACATGTTCATTGGAGTGATGGTAGATACGTTTCATCAGTGCCAACGGAGGCAGAGGAGAGAGGAAGCACTGCGGCCCCAAGCACTGCCTCCTCCTGAGAACAACGGTGAGAGAATGGACCATGAGGATGGCTTACTTGCACTTATATGAatcacttttaatatttatgtcaCTTGTGTGTTACAGAGAACGAGGCAACAGACCACAGGAGCTACAGCACTCTGAGAAGATTCATATATCTGTTTTGTAGTAACAAAACCCTGGACATCCTCATGACCGTCGTCATCTTCTTGAACATGGTCCTGATGGGCATCGAGCATCACAACCAGCCCGaggtaacacacaaacacaatctaTCTTTCAACTTTCTACACACTTTCTTGGCTTCATTCCTGTGAGTGAGTATAATAActgtttgcatttgtgtgttCAGTACGTCAGCAATCTCAGAGTACTCCTTCATCATCTTTACCATCATCCTCTTAGTTGAGATTGTGGTGAAGGTTATTGCAGTCGGCCCTGTGAGATTTTGCAAGGATGGGTAATGTGCCAAATTTAGTGAGACTTCTTTAACTTGCGACGTGTGGCGAGTTCCTGATGTAactcacgtgtgtgtgtgtgtgtgtttagctggAACGTGctggacatttttgtttttttgagctcCCTCGTCAGCATTGTTCTGACTCAGATCCAGATGCCCAACACCATCCCCTTCAACCCGAGCATCCTGAGGATCTTTAGAGCTCTCCAACTCACACAAGGTGCAAACACTAAAGAAACGTGTTCAGATGTAAATGTACCTTTGGGTGACAGATGagtgtgtttaaaataacaattttctAATTCCGTGAGTGCTCCCTTTCAGTCCTGAAGGCGAAGACAATAAAGACACTTCTGAAAACAATTGTCAAGACCCTGACCCAGGTAAATGAAAACACTGTCTTAAGGTTAAAGTGGGTGGCCCTGGTTTAAAGATACAACTAGAGGCACAGAAGAATGCAGGAGATTTAACGTGTGCTTTGGTTGCAGGTCGGAAACATCAGTCTACTTTtattcttcttcctcttcatctaTGCAGCACTCGGGGTGGAGCTGTTTGGCACTTTAGGTCAGTCACACCACCAACACGATGCCCACACTCCTGTTAGCAGGAAGCAGGGTTTTAAAGGACAGTCAGATCCCAAACAGCTGAATGAAACTACGCTCAATTTTCACCTGAAGTCTAGGTGGATTACTAcaaaagatgcagaaaaaaatgaattctcAGATCACATCAAAGTTCAgggaaaaaaactttgttttttcttgctgttCTGTTGCTAAATAAACACTTGATTCTGTTTTATagcttaaaatctgtccatGTTGCAGTTAAACCATCATCTGTacattttctttggttttgtgtcGCTCAGAATGCTCGGTGGAGAACCCATGTACCGGGCTTCATCGTTACAGCAACTTCCACAACTTCCTGGTGACTCTCCTCACGTTGTACAAGGTCTGCAGAGGTGACAACTGGAGCAAGGTCCTGAAGGTACGAGTGCACTCACACCTGCAGCCACTGTGTGAGGAGGGATTTCTGCTCACACCCTGACCACCTGCTTGATATTATATTCTCTAAGTTACGTCGTGCCTGCCAACCAGTGAATATCCTCCTCTGTGCAGGACACTCTGAGGCCGTGCGTTCCGGGCGACTCCGCCTGCTCGTACGACAACTCCTGGGTCGGCCCCATCTACTTTTTCACGTTCGTCATTCTGGTGCAGTTCTTAATCATGAACCTGATAGTGGCGTCCATTACGCAGGCTCTGGAGGAGAGCCGGCAGGTACGGCGCTGAACATTAGAACAGGAACACCTGAACACAGCCGAGCAAACGAGTTCAAGATTAACAGAACATTTCTTCAAATCATCagttttaatgaatgttttattcttttcacgAACCGTTTCTCAAACTATtatcagtcagaaataaacGCTGATTCTAACTGATTGAAGTGTGTTATATTTCAGAAATCCTAGATAACCCTGGCTGTGTTGTTAAAACTTGTTGATGATGTAAACAAAGTTTTAGCTGCTAACTTTAAAAGTGAAGCACCAGTGTTGGCAGAACAAGCGCTCtaactttgttttctctctgaaacaggaagtaaaccgTGTGCAGCTGCCCCAGGTTGATGTTGAAAATCCCCCCAAGGCCAACAGACCTGAAGTCGGCGGCCCTGAAGAGGACAGCCCCGAAGAGCAGTCCTGAAGTTGTCAGTGTCGAAGGGGAAAGTCCCAAAAAGGACAGTTATGAAGAGGACGTCTCTGATTTCGACAGAGNNNNNNNNNNNNNNNNNNNNNNNNNNNNNNNNNNNNNNNNNNNNNNNNNNNNNNNNNNNNNNNNNNNNNNNNNNNNNNNNNNNNNNNNNNNNNNNNNNNNNNNNNNNNNNNNNNNNNNNNNNNNNNNNNNNNNNNNNNNNNNNNNNNNNNNNNNNNNNNNNNNNNNNNNNNNNNNNNNNNNNNNNNNNNNNNNNNNNNNNNNNNNNNNNNNNNNNNNNNNNNNNNNNNNNNNNNNNNNNNNNNNNNNNNNNNNNNNNNNNNNNNNNNNNNNNNNNNNNNNNNNNNNNNNNNNNNNNNNNNNNNNNNNNNNNNNNNNNNNNNNNNNNNNNNNNNNNNNNNNNNNNNNNNNNNNNNNNNNNNNNNNNNNNNNNNNNNNNNNNNNNNNNNNNNNNNNNNNNNNNNNNNNNNNNNNNNNNNNNNNNNNNNNNNNNNNNNNNNNNNNNNNNNNNNNNNNNNNNNNNNNNNNNNNNNNNNNNNNNNNNNNNNNNNNNNNNNNNNNNNNNNNNNNNNNNNNNNNNNNNNNNNNNNNNNNNNNNNNNNNNNNNNNNNNNNNNNNNNNNNNNNNNNNNNNNNNNNNNNNNNNNNNNNNNNNNNNNNNNNNNNNNNNNNNNNNNNNNNNNNNNNNNNNNNNNNNNNNNNNNNNNNNNNNNNNNNNNNNNNNNNNNNNNNNNNNNNNNNNNNNNNNNNNNNNNNNNNNNNNNNNNNNNNNNNNNNNNNNNNNNNNNNNNNNNNNNNNNNNNNNNNNNNNNNNNNNNNNNNNNNNNNNNNNNNNNNNNNNNNNNNNNNNNNNNNNNNNNNNNNNNNNNNNNNNNNNNNNNNNNNNNNNNNNNNNNNNNNNNNNNNNNNNNNNNNNNNNNNNNNNNNNNNNNNNNNNNNNNNNNNNNNNNNNNNNNNNNNNNNNNNNNNNNNNNNNNNNNNNNNNNNNNNNNNNNNNNNNNNNNNNNNNNNNNNNNNNNNNNNNNNNNNNNNNNNNNNNNNNNNNNNNNNNNNNNNNNNNNNNNNNNNNNNNNNNNNNNNNNNNNNNNNNNNNNNNNNNNNNNNNNNNNNNNNNNNNNNNNNNNNNNNNNNNNNNNNNNNNNNNNNNNNNNNNNNNNNNNNNNNNNNNNNNNNNNNNNNNNNNNNNNNNNNNNNNNNNNNNNNNNNNNNNNNNNNNNNNNNNNNNNNNNNNNNNNNNNNNNNNNNNNNNNNNNNNNNNNNNNNNNNNNNNNNNNNNNNNNNNNNNNNNNNNNNNNNNNNNNNNNNNNNNNNNNNNNNNNNNNNNNNNNNNNNNNNNNNNNNNNNNNNNNNNNNNNNNNNNNNNNNNNNNNNNNNNNNNNNNNNNNNNNNNNNNNNNNNNNNNNNNNNNNNNNNNNNNNNNNNNNNNNNNNNNNNNNNNNNNNNNNNNNNNNNNNNNNNNNNNNNNNNNNNNNNNNNNNNNNNNNNNNNNNNNNNNNNNNNNNNNNNNNNNNNNNNNNNNNNNNNNNNNNNNNNNNNNNNNNNNNNNNNNNNNNNNNNNNNNNNNNNNNNNNNNNNNNNNNNNNNNNNNNNNNNNNNNNNNNNNNNNNNNNNNNNNNNNNNNNNNNNNNNNNNNNNNNNNNNNNNNNNNNNNNNNNNNNNNNNNNNNNNNNNNNNNNNNNNNNNNNNNNNNNNNNNNNNNNNNNNNNNNNNNNNNNNNNNNNNNNNNNNNNNNNNNNNNNNNNNNNNNNNNNNNNNNNNNNNNNNNNNNNNNNNNNNNNNNNNNNNNNNNNNNNNNNNNNNNNNNNNNNNNNNNNNNNNNNNNNNNNNNNNNNNNNNNNNNNNNNNNNNNNNNNNNNNNNNNNNNNNNNNNNNNNNNNNNNNNNNNNNNNNNNNNNNNNNNNNNNNNNNNNNNNNNNNNNNNNNNNNNNNNNNNNNNNNNNNNNNNNNNNNNNNNNNNNNNNNNNNNNNNNNNNNNNNNNNNNNNNNNNNNNNNNNNNNNNNNNNNNNNNNNNNNNNNNNNNNNNNNNNNNNNNNNNNNNNNNNNNNNNNNNNNNNNNNNNNNNNNNNNNNNNNNNNNNNNNNNNNNNNNNNNNNNNNNNNNNNNNNNNNNNNNNNNNNNNNNNNNNNNNNNNNNNNNNNNNNNNNNNNNNNNNNNNNNNNNNNNNNNNNNNNNNNNNNNNNNNNNNNNNNNNNNNNNNNNNNNNNNNNNNNNNNNNNNNNNNNNNNNNNNNNNNNNNNNNNNNNNNNNNNNNNNNNNNNNNNNNNNNNNNNNNNNNNNNNNNNNNNNNNNNNNNNNNNNNNNNNNNNNNNNNNNNNNNNNNNNNNNNNNNNNNNNNNNNNNNNNNNNNNNNNNNNNNNNNNNNNNNNNNNNNNNNNNNNNNNNNNNNNNNNNNNNNNNNNNNNNNNNNNNNNNNNNNNNNNNNNNNNNNNNNNNNNNNNNNNNNNNNNNNNNNNNNNNNNNNNNNNNNNNNNNNNNNNNNNNNNNNNNNNNNNNNNNNNNNNNNNNNNNNNNNNNNNNNNNNNNNNNNNNNNNNNNNNNNNNNNNNNNNNNNNNNNNNNNNNNNNNNNNNNNNNNNNNNNNNNNNNNNNNNNNNNNNNNNNNNNNNNNNNNNNNNNNNNNNNNNNNNNNNNNNNNNNNNNNNNNNNNNNNNNNNNNNNNNNNNNNNNNNNNNNNNNNNNNNNNNNNNNNNNNNNNNNNNNNNNNNNNNNNNNNNNNNNNNNNNNNNNNNNNNNNNNNNNNNNNNNNNNNNNNNNNNNNNNNNNNNNNNNNNNNNNNNNNNNNNNNNNNNNNNNNNNNNNNNNNNNNNNNNNNNNNNNNNNNNNNNNNNNNNNNNNNNNNNNNNNNNNNNNNNNNNNNNNNNNNNNNNNNNNNNNNNNNNNNNNNNNNNNNNNNNNNNNNNNNNNNNNNNNNNNNNNNNNNNNNNNNNNNNNNNNNNNNNNNNNNNNNNNNNNNNNNNNNNNNNNNNNNNNNNNNNNNNNNNNNNNNNNNNNNNNNNNNNNNNNNNNNNNNNNNNNNNNNNNNNNNNNNNNNNNNNNNNNNNNNNNNNNNNNNNNNNNNNNNNNNNNNNNNNNNNNNNNNNNNNNNNNNNNNNNNNNNNNNNNNNNNNNNNNNNNNNNNNNNNNNNNNNNNNNNNNNNNNNNNNNNNNNNNNNNNNNNNNNNNNNNNNNNNNNNNNNNNNNNNNNNNNNNNNNNNNNNNNNNNNNNNNNNNNNNNNNNNNNNNNNNNNNNNNNNNNNNNNNNNNNNNNNNNNNNNNNNNNNNNNNNNNNNNNNNNNNNNNNNNNNNNNNNNNNNNNNNNNNNNNNNNNNNNNNNNNNNNNNNNNNNNNNNNNNNNNNNNNNNNNNNNNNNNNNNNNNNNNNNNNNNNNNNNNNNNNNNNNNNNNNNNNNNNNNNNNNNNNNNNNNNNNNNNNNNNNNNNNNNNNNNNNNNNNNNNNNNNN
Coding sequences within:
- the LOC108248000 gene encoding voltage-dependent T-type calcium channel subunit alpha-1H-like, whose amino-acid sequence is MSCVTITFERPAIHPESVERLVLDIFSHVFTVVFTVEMAMKVIASGLVFGKGTYFRCPWNLIDGTLAIGSLMNIVVTLMYSSNTSALRILKVFRLLRVFRPLRMVQRTPKLKLAVETLIASVKPMANLVLISSLFILVFAILGVQLFKGKFYYCVGKNLSNIKTKMDCLAAGYQWVLKEYNFDNLFQALVSLFVCYSKDGWVILMYDGLDAVGVDLQPVQNNNLWMLIYFLFFVMMSLLLLDMFIGVMVDTFHQCQRRQRREEALRPQALPPPENNENEATDHRSYSTLRRFIYLFCSNKTLDILMTVVIFLNMVLMGIEHHNQPEYVSNLRSALWNVLDIFVFLSSLVSIVLTQIQMPNTIPFNPSILRIFRALQLTQVLKAKTIKTLLKTIVKTLTQVGNISLLLFFFLFIYAALGVELFGTLECSVENPCTGLHRYSNFHNFLVTLLTLYKVCRGDNWSKVLKDTLRPCVPGDSACSYDNSWVGPIYFFTFVILVQFLIMNLIVASITQALEESRQEVNRVQLPQVDVENPPKANRPEVGGPEEDSPEEQS